One genomic window of Pocillopora verrucosa isolate sample1 chromosome 8, ASM3666991v2, whole genome shotgun sequence includes the following:
- the LOC131774028 gene encoding retinol dehydrogenase 12-like, whose product MANDAVIVISALTAGLAFVYYRLRCYFAGGVCTNAVSMKGKTVIITGANTGLGKETALELARREARVILACRSLEKGQKAADEILAKVRDATVVVKSLDLSSLESVRTFAGEILKEEVRLDVLINNAGVYMDPPVPKTQDGFEMHFGVNHLGHFLLTNLLLDLLEKSSPSRIVVVSSSLAKRASIDFDNIHGEKGHEKPGRGYRMKGPYAQSKLANMLFAHELNKRLPDGVTVNSLCPGLCWTELHRNSKLSLLKKLFLYPIATVVTKRPWEGAQTIVYCATEEKLKQVSGAIFADCDVKEFPPNTRDDGVARKLWELSENLTQKGE is encoded by the exons ATGGCGAATGACGCGGTGATAGTCATATCAGCTTTGACCGCTGGTCTTGCCTTTGTATATTATCGTTTGCGTTGTTATTTTGCTGGAGGAGTATGTACGAATGCTGTCTCGATGAAAGGGAAGACTGTGATCATCACTGGAGCGAATACAGGGCTCGGTAAAGAAACTGCCCTTGAGCTCGCTCGACGTGAAGCAAGGGTTATCCTCGCTTGCAGGAGTCTTGAAAAAGGACAAAAAGCTGCTGACGAAATCCTTGCAAAGGTCAGAGATGCAACAGTTGTCGTGAAGAGTCTTGATCTGTCGTCTCTGGAGTCAGTCCGTACGTTTGCAGGCGAAATTTTAAAGGAGGAAGTGAGGCTGGATGTCCTGATAAACAATGCTGGAGTCTACATGGACCCTCCTGTGCCCAAAACCCAAGATGGTTTTGAGATGCATTTTGGTGTAAACCACCTTGGGCattttttgttgacaaatttgTTATTAGATCTGCTCGAGAAATCATCTCCAAGCAGGATTGTTGTTGTGTCATCAAGCTTGGCTAAAAGGGCTTCtattgattttgacaatattcaCGGAGAGAAAGGTCACGAAAAACCTGGAAGAGGATACCGCATGAAAGGCCCCTATGCTCAAAGCAAACTGGCAAACATGCTTTTTGCTCACGAGTTAAACAAAAGGCTTCCTGATG GTGTAACTGTCAATTCACTGTGTCCTGGATTATGTTGGACAGAACTTCATCGCAACTCAAAACtaagtttgttgaaaaaattgttccTGTACCCAATTGCAACAGTAGTGACGAAGAGACCGTGGGAAGGAGCTCAGACAATTGTTTACTGTGCAACTGAGGAAAAGTTAAAACAAGTTTCTGGAGCAATCTTTGCTGACTGTGATGTGAAAGAATTCCCTCCTAATACTAGGGATGATGGAGTGGCAAGGAAACTTTGGGAACTGAGTGAAAATTTGACTCAGAAGGGAGAATAA
- the LOC131774037 gene encoding PITH domain-containing protein 1 encodes MAGCGHQHHDHEHDVSEEERGAQFHLFLKIDLLKLQCLNEAEEESAKNVFKPWDERLDTNKFVESDVDEELLFNIPFVGQVKLKGVVVIGGENGEHPSEMKLYKNRPSMTFDDTNAEPDQTFEMSEDHDGSLEYTPKVARFSNVEHLSIYFPRNFGAETSKVYFIGLKGDFQEAHRHGVTICTYEAKPNISDHKTGAFNSVNHTIS; translated from the coding sequence ATGGCGGGTTGTGGACACCAGCACCATGACCACGAACATGACGTTTCTGAAGAAGAAAGAGGGGCTCAGTTTCACCTTTTTCTAAAGATCGATCTCTTAAAGCTTCAATGCTTGAACGAAGCTGAGGAAGAATCGGCCAAAAACGTTTTCAAACCTTGGGATGAACGCTTGGATACTAACAAATTCGTCGAAAGTGATGTCGACGAAGAACTTTTGTTTAACATTCCTTTCGTCGGACAGGTCAAATTAAAAGGTGTTGTCGTGATTGGCGGAGAAAATGGTGAGCATCCCTCTGAAATGAAACTGTACAAGAATCGCCCTTCCATGACTTTTGATGATACAAATGCGGAGCCTGATCAGACGTTTGAAATGAGTGAGGACCACGATGGAAGTTTAGAATACACGCCTAAAGTCGCACGTTTTTCTAATGTGGAGCatctttcaatttactttcCGCGTAACTTTGGAGCTGAAACTAGCAAAGTGTATTTCATAGGATTGAAGGGGGACTTTCAAGAGGCCCATCGCCATGGCGTGACAATTTGTACCTACGAAGCAAAACCGAACATATCTGATCACAAAACAGGCGCCTTTAACAGCGTAAATCATACGATTAGCTAG
- the LOC131774043 gene encoding uncharacterized protein: MMSKSRLVSMLPLMFVILVTNGLGFTEEDIQELDLPREDGSYVELEDPGIQELDLPEKDGSYAELEDPYTDPDVVSEDPRRRRSRRCGPDVTSWLIRQMNRNRNNRAIRSCRSWYNTFLWPRCLVQFANLVANCKPWDYKCTQTFRRRSCPYRCPKTVTLCGRCVNYDVPGNIHYGYVGRAASIRRWVLLFAANTVQKGGIDDARDQVAIRIGMDRYDVPSKRANFCRDVLSRIGSLNRDGTSGCQRCTTKY, encoded by the exons ATGATGTCGAAAAGTCGTTTGGTATCTATGCTGCCTCTGATGTTTGTCATTCTGGTGACAAATGGCCTCGGTTTTACGGAAGAAG ACATTCAAGAGCTTGACCTCCCGAGAGAGGATGGAAGTTATGTTGAGTTGGAAGATCCAGGCATTCAAGAGCTGGACCTCCCTGAGAAGGATGGAAGTTACGCTGAGTTGGAAGATCCTTACACGGATCCGGATGTTGTCAGCGAAGATCCAAGGCGTCGAAGAAGTCGAAG ATGTGGACCGGACGTGACATCTTGGCTTATACGGCAAATGAACCGTAACAGAAACAACAGAGCCATCAGAAGTTGCCGTAGCTGGTACAACACTTTTCTCTGGCCCAGGTGTCTCGTTCAGTTTGCCAACCTTGTCGCTAACTGCAAGCCGTGGGATTACAAATGCACCCAGACGTTCAGACGACGATCATGTCCCTATCGTTGCCCAAAAACTGTGACCCTGTGTGGACGATGCGTAAATTACGATGTACCTGGAAACATCCACTATGGCTACGTCGGCCGCGCTGCCAGCATTCGACGCTGGGTGCTGCTGTTTGCCGCCAACACCGTTCAAAAGGGTGGCATCGACGACGCCAGGGATCAGGTTGCCATCAGAATTGGAATGGACCGGTATGACGTCCCGAGTAAGAGAGCAAACTTTTGCCGGGATGTACTGAGTAGAATTGGTTCCTTGAATCGTGATGGAACCTCGGGCTGCCAAAGATGTACAACGAAATACTAA